One Corynebacterium matruchotii genomic window, AGAAAAATGACGGCCAACCACAGTGGGAGTCAAACTTCTCTGTCGACCGGAATAATTCCGTCCCGCACGCCCGACATGAATACACCCCCTGCGTTTTCGTGTCCACATATTCCCCCACATGCGGCGCTTCCGTACCCGCCTGCCGTAACACCCGATACTCCTCGGAACTGAGGCGTTCCCGCCACTGTGCATCGGTGAAAAGTTGAAAATCCGTCATATCAAGCGGTAACAACCATTCGGGGCGGATTATTCCCCGCCGGGCGGGCGTCGAAAAGCCTGAAATCCAAACATGGCTGTGGCCACCACCACGCACAACCAGCCCACGGTGGGTAAAAACGTGTCCAACCACTGGCCATACACCGGCCATCGGGCGAACTCCCACTCCAACGGCGATAAACATAGCACCATGCCTATCGCACCCGCGGCCGAATGCATCGGGGATCGCCGCAGCACCACCGTCGCCACCAGCGGAAACAGCATCATCGAGTAATACATTTGCCCCAGCGATGACAACAGAAACGCCCCAGACAGTAACAGCCCCGACGTTGCGCACGCCCACAGCAACGGGTCGCTGTGCCGCAACCGCAGCAAAAACCACACGCCCGCAACAACCACCGCGGCCAACACCAGGAACAACACCGTCCCCACCCAGCCCGGCAGCCCAAAATACGTCACCAACCCGGGCAGCGAACTATTCGCATAATCCCGCACCTGCTTGAGATACGGCATTGTTCGGGACACGTACTCGCCGGCACCCGGCACCACCAACCACGCCACCGCATTAAGAGCGGCCGGCAACCCCACACCCGCCAGCATTGTCCGCCACTGAAACTTCACCAACGGCAAAACCAGCAGTGGCAAAAACACCGGCTTAATCACGATCGCCAACCCAAGAATCACCCCCGCCCACCACTGGCGGCCCCCCAGCAGCGCCCACAAAAACCCCACCAACGCCAATAATAAAACCCCATTAATATTGGCGAAAATCAGCGTGTTCTGCACCGCCTCCGTCACGAACGCCACCGCAACAACCAGCGGAAACCCCCAGCCGCGCAGCCGAAACCCAAACATGCGCATTAAAATCGCCATCGCCGCAATGATCGCCGCAGCATTGCCGCAAATAAACACCATCCGGGCCACCGCCACATGCTCCACCAACGCCAGGGGGGACAAAATCATGGTCGCGCCCGGGTTATAGAGATAGTGCGGGTCCACGAACGAATAATTTTCGCTATACACCGGGATGCCGTCCCAAAACCGCCGCAGCGCCAAAAACACCGTGGTGTAGTCGTCGGTGATGTGGCCATTCGCGGCCAGCACGCACACCCGATGTGCAACGATGAGCGCCGCAATGGGCCATAAAATAAGCCGAAATATAGCATCATGCCGAGATGGTGGCACATGTGATGCGACCGGCCATTCACTGGGGGAGGAGGCAGGCTGGGCGGGTTTTTGGGTGGGCTCGGCCCAGGCTGCCCAGGCGGATTGAACAGCGGCGAGGCGGGGGAATCGTGAGGCCATGGGTGTATATCTCACATTCTATTGGGAGAATTTAATTAGTTATACCGTAGCGCAGGCCGGAAACAGGTGACGGCCATGGGTGACAAATCACCCAATAAACCCAAAAATTTTGGGGGTAAAATCCTTAAGTATGCGGACGATGCGGCCCCGGCATATCGGGGGATTATTGGTGCTTTTCCTTCTCGGCATGACTGCGATGCGGCTTGCCGCCAGTTATGTGTCGCTGGTGTCCGGCGGCGCAGAAATTCTCGACCTTAATTTCGGCAACGAAGCCACCTACATCCACAACACCCTCTTTGCGCTGGGCGGTTCCGGCAGAGATGCCTACCTGCACGTCTATTTGCTTATCGACGCCTGCTACGCGGTCATATATGCGGTGTTTTATGCCTGCACTATGGCGTTTTTCCTCCGGCGGATCGCGCCGGAACGATGGGAATGGAAACGTGTTCGCTGGGTGATACTGCTCCCCATGGTGGCGGCCGCCTGCGATTGGTGGGAAAACATATCCTTTGCCCGCATGATCCTCCAATTCCCCACCCCCGCGAGCCAGCTGCTGGTCACCAGCGCCACAATAGCAACAATGACGAAATTCATCCTCGTGTACCTATCGCTGCTGCTGGTGCTGGGGTTAGCTGCGGGCTGGATAGTCCTGCG contains:
- the msrB gene encoding peptide-methionine (R)-S-oxide reductase MsrB yields the protein MTDFQLFTDAQWRERLSSEEYRVLRQAGTEAPHVGEYVDTKTQGVYSCRACGTELFRSTEKFDSHCGWPSFFSPLAGDRVIEREDRSHGMVRTEVVCANCGSHLGHVFAGEGYDTPTDLRYCINSISLRLVPQQVTED
- a CDS encoding glycosyltransferase family 87 protein: MASRFPRLAAVQSAWAAWAEPTQKPAQPASSPSEWPVASHVPPSRHDAIFRLILWPIAALIVAHRVCVLAANGHITDDYTTVFLALRRFWDGIPVYSENYSFVDPHYLYNPGATMILSPLALVEHVAVARMVFICGNAAAIIAAMAILMRMFGFRLRGWGFPLVVAVAFVTEAVQNTLIFANINGVLLLALVGFLWALLGGRQWWAGVILGLAIVIKPVFLPLLVLPLVKFQWRTMLAGVGLPAALNAVAWLVVPGAGEYVSRTMPYLKQVRDYANSSLPGLVTYFGLPGWVGTVLFLVLAAVVVAGVWFLLRLRHSDPLLWACATSGLLLSGAFLLSSLGQMYYSMMLFPLVATVVLRRSPMHSAAGAIGMVLCLSPLEWEFARWPVYGQWLDTFLPTVGWLCVVVATAMFGFQAFRRPPGGE